The genomic window GATAAAAGCCTGGCAAGCCCTGGTCAGCTGGAAGTTGACGAGAGCCTGGACGGAGCTGGGACGGGCAGTCGTTCTggggccaggcagcagcctgcccCGCTCTGCGCATTGCCTGGCGAGCAACAGCGCACAATTAATCCCGTTCTCTGCCGGCACAAACGCCTGGCACACGGACTGCAGGTGGCCACAGGAGAGggggtttgcaggggctgcgctcaGACACATCCCCTCGCTCCGTCCGAAGGAATAGAAGTTGTAAATGGAACGTGGAATGACAAGCAACTGGGCGATGTTACTTTGGATCTGCTCACCACTGCAGTCGTGGATCACCTCCACAGCTCTCTGGTAAATAAGGGAAACCCCCTGGGGCCGCTGGTCAAACCGGCGTGGGGACAGAGGCTGTTTCTGGACTGCTTCAGTATGGATGAGTAATAGGGGTCATCAACAAAACCAGTAAACAAGCAGCTAATTTTCCAAACAGTGCCTCCACAGCATCCGGCCACTTTTAAGTCATTAGCCAAAATACACTTATCTCTGGCTCCCTGGCCTCCAGTGACTTTTGATCCCACTGCCATTCTAAGCCCAGCAGGACGCTCCAGTGGTCAGAGCCGGCCCCTCGCAGGTAGCCAAGCCCTGTCCACGTCCTCAGCGAGAGGGAGTCacaatcatagaatatcttgagttggacgGGACCCATAagggtcatcgagtccaactccctgcttctcacaggactacctaaaactaagcCATATGAGTAAGAGCGAGTCCTCGCAGCCCAAGGGCTTGGCGTGAGCCGAGGGCGGGGTGGAGACCACAAACTCCTTTGCAGCAGAGGAACTGCACCGGTGagctggaaattaaagaaaaaggatgcttgaggcaggagcagggcaacAAACTGCTCGGTGCCGTTGCTGCAGCGCAGCGTGCACAGTGGAGCAGGGGATTTTACCTGCTGCCCCGGTGAGAGCGCTGCCGTGTGCCAgctgggcagctgtggggcgTAACATCCCGGGGAAGTCACCTCAGAGGACATCATGGATCAGCTGCCTTTGGTAAACCACTTGCCAAGTAGGAAATACAGCTTTGTGAGCGCTAAACATGGGCTGTATCATCTGGGAGGCAGCAGAAAGCATCCCATGCCCAGACCTGAGCGGGTTCTGCTGCATTGCTGTACTTCTGTCTGACCAAGACATAGACAAGTTCACATCTGCACGCACAGGCTTGCAGCTAACACCTCTTGCTAGTATTGCAATAGTTCCCACCTGCAGTTTTAACTGTTTAttgtattatatattatatattctgAATGCAGAGCTTTTCCGCATAGAACAAAAGGCCAGGAGCAGAGTTTGAGCTGTACTAGCTCAAGTCCCGTAGCGATATCTGAAGTTGTGTGAAGCCTGTCCTGCAGCAGGTCATCCTCATCgcagaaacacagaaaactttTCGTCTCAGCTGCACAGCAGAGGAAAGTTGGCAACTTAACTGTTAAACTCGCCCATGACTATTCAGTGTTGACATCAGCGTGATCTCATCACTGTAACTTGAGCCCTCCGGCTTTTTCTCCAGACTGCCTTTAAATACCAGTCCTGGGAGCCAGCACAGCACCGATCCCTCTGACTGGACCCGAGGGCAAAGCCGGCAGCACCCCACATAgatgaaagcaaagagaagctACAAAACTCCAGCCATGTCCACATCCCTGCGAGTGAGCCCCTCGGTCCACGGCTACCGCTTTGACACAGCCCTGCGCAAGAAAGCCGTGGCCAACATCTTCGAAAGCATCAACGAAGAGTCCCTACAGAAACTCTTCAAAAACTCCGGGGACAAGAAGGCAGAGGAAAGAGCCAAGATAATCCTCGCCACCGACCAGGACTTGGAGGAGAAAACGAGAGCGCTAATGGCACTAAAGCAGAGGCGAAAAGACAAGCTGCTCCAGTTCCTGACATTTCGGAAATACTCCATTAAAGTTCACTGAACTGGCGAAGGGAGCAGAAACGGAGGAGAGCGTTTCAGGATGGGACTGTTTGTGACCTCCTACCACACACGGCACCCTCCGCTGCCCCACGAGCTGCTGGCGGGACGGGGGACCTGACAGACCGCCCGCAGGGCTTCACCCCACCGCGCACGCAGCGAACAGCGGCGCCGACAGCAGCATCGGCGCGGGCGGCAGCATCGGCGCGGGCGGCAGCAGCGTGGCGGCCAGAGGCTCCCGGAGGGAGGGCAGCTCCCAGCGGGAGGCAGCCAGGCTCCCGGGGCGGCCGTGGGACCGAGCCGTGGGGGGACCCCGCGCCTGGGCGCGACTCGAGACCTGCTGACGGACTCGGTGTTTACTGACTTCACCTGTGTGCTTTGCCTTTTCAAACTTGTTTCCTTAAAGGCTGAGCCCTTGCTAGGTCTCGCTGTTGTGGGCTAGGAGGGAGGCTCTAGAGACTGATCAGCTACTGATCATGGATCGCTTTGCATTGTTAAAATGCATGCAAGTGCACCGTATGGGTGCAGTAAGTTCAACCTTCAGGGAGTGCATTTGCTCTAGAGACACACTACGCAACTGtaccttttctttctcaagctgtATGTGTCCAGTATAAATTGTTTGCACAGAAGCAATAATAATGACTTATTTCCCTGAATTTACTGTGAGGTTCCTTAATATTTTGTTCACTTCCCATTAACACTACAAATCTAAGTATCATAACTACAGTTCTTATTTGTATAGATTACAATAGCTATTAGACGAGTACTTCATAGTAATATTTTATGACAACATTATTATAGCGACTATAATTTATTGCATATGGCAATCTGAAATTTAATAAATTATGAAGTAAATATAATTTCTCTTGTCTGAAATGCTCAATTCTCCTGGAGGAGTGGGGTTATACTTTTCTGGTCATTTCATACAGATTCTGTTTTAAGAGCAGACTACCTGCACCTCTGCTTACTGCCCAAGTGTGGATTTGGCAGCCTGTCCCTagagcctgcagcagccctggctctccTGCAGTCCCGccacccagcccagcagcaccagaGTTTGACCCACGGTGGCTGTGGCGACTCTGGCATCTCTAGAAAGACCGCATCAAATTTAATTGTCAATCAGACTCAACTGTTAGTTTCCTCTATATAATAAAGGAGAATTACAGTTTTTGCAGTAGCataacagaaaaatcagtttaCAAAATGACCAGTTCTGAGCCACAGTGAGCGGAGTGGTTCCTCAGGTTCTTTGcattcctgcagagcagagcggaCTTGGCTCCCCATCATCCAAAGAAACAGAAGTGAGTTATGAACGCTTTGGCAGTGGAATTGGACTCAGTTTTTCTGCAGGTCATGCCATACCATCATGATGCAGTATGttgaaaatacttaaaaagacttaaaaatagcCAAGACCAGTTATTTATAAGTATGTCCTCTAATAACCTGCTGGTTTAGGAAAAAACATTCCCATGACTCTGCTTAGAGCAACAAAGATAAAACAATTCAGAAGAATGATAGACCAGCTACAGGGGTTTTTGCCTACAGTAAAAACTCCAAATTGCCTATAAGTCAGGGAGACTAGTAGTCATCCTTTAAATTACTTAAGAGAATGGATAACTGTAATTATTTATAGCATGATGAAGCATATCCAAGCATTCCGCGAGAGCACCACGCTTGGGAACACAATGCCCGGTGTGCGGATCAGTGCCGTCTCCCCCGAGCATCCCTGGGGCCGTGCGGCACAGCACCGGCCTCCCGAAAGCAGGAGCCGGGAGAAATGTCTGCAGCCTTCCCGGCAGCCTTCCCCGCAGCCCGGAGGGTGAGGgctgggacggggacaggggaGCACCTCCGGGCACCACTGCCCTGTGCTCCCATCACTCCCATGCTCAGCGTCGGCTGCAGAGACCtcgagggggccggggaggggtgATGCATGGTGGTCCCTGCTCCCGGGAAACCTAGTGGGAGCTGGGGTCACGCCTGGTTCGGGATGGACCTTTCTGAGAGGACCTCCGAAGGCTTTTCAGAACTGCCCTCACTCAGAGAAATCTGCCTTAGCGCGGGATTTGCTCCAGAAGCTGTTGCCAGTTTTCCGGCATTCGACCTGTTCCGATGCAGCGTCCCACACTCAGCTGCAGCTGTGTCACCGACTCGTGACACATCCCCACAAAACCATCCATAGCGACACAAACTGCCTCAAACAGCTGCTTCCAAAAAAGGCCAAACGGGGCCGTCGAGCGGCCGCCCGCGGCCCAGGACACTGCTCCTCCCGCTGCCTCCAGGCATTTGGGATGCAGCATCTTTCCTCCCGCTCCGCTAGGTTTTCCCATCAGAGCCATTTCTTGTGttacaaacactcaaaaatagaAACCAGGGGGGCGATGCAGCCACCAAATCCATCTGCCTCTGGGGTGTGTTATACGAAGGGACCCCGACAACCCTGCCGCAAGAGGATGCTCTCAGAAACCCCCGCGGGTACCAAATTAGCTTCATGCTGTCCTGCTGCCTTCCAGTTCCCTGACTGCGCTGCTGGGGCTTTGCTCACCCCCCTCTCCGCCGCCCCAGACCATCAAGCTTTCCACAACGCATCTCCTGTGCCAGGGCCAGCTGCGGGTTTGTCACAGCCTCGCCGCCCTCTTGGCCCCCAACACCAAACCACGCACCCAGCTCCGCAGGGGCCAAGGCGTGCCGAGGGAAGGGCTCATGCTTCGGCACGCCGTGCGGCCCGGGGAGAGGGGCCGACAGCAGGACACGCAGAAGGGTGCCGGCGCTGCGAGCCACGGCCACAGCCTGCTGCGGGGGCCGGCGAGGGCTGGCTCTGCCGTTACATGCTCCACCAGCGCCCATGGCCCCTCACACCGGTAACCGCAATTAAAGCACGCATCCAGGACCTGCCCACCACGAAGCACAGGTCTGCAGGGGGGTGACAGTCCCGCTCAGGGCTGCAGCCGCCCATTTTCCCCGGACAGAGACGTCCCCGCGCCTGGCCTGCAGCACGCGCCGCGTCGGGACAGCCGCACCCTGACTCGTGCTACGGTCCCTCCGATTCCCTCTATCCACATCTAGCCCAACGCTACCAACAATCAGGGGAGCCCGATGCATCGTCTGACACTTACTTTCCTTGTAGAAAGCGAATCTGAAGGAAGCCACGATTGCGGCAGACTGAAAGCAACACCAGCTGAAGCGCTTGCTGCTGGCACGTCCTAGGATTGCCCAGACATTCCTGCTCACAAACATTTGCATAACATGATTGACAAGATCCTGTGACTTAGGGACCTTATAGTCCCTCTTGTCTCAtctgtttctttactgaaagagtggtcaggccttggaacaggctgcccagggaagtggtggagccaccatccctggaagtatttaaaagaggtgtagatgaggcgcttagggacatggtgtagtgggcatggtggtgttgggttgacggttggactcaatgatcttagaggtcttttccaaccttaatgattctatgattctatgatgacaTTTAAATTATTGGCTCAAGTGGCATCCCTGATAAATAAAGGCTGCTTACAAAAAAGTTATGTGTTTACTGGGTTTTTACAGTGGAAAAAGGCAATTTTCCTTGGTCGCAGCCTGTACGCCATTTTGGCAGGTTTGTGCTTCGTGAACAGCAGCGTGTCCCACAGCGGGCTCAGGATAAATTGGAATTCGTTATGAAACATTTGTCAACGAGACTTTGAGGTACAAACATCCAACCATTGCAGGCCCCTCACACTCGTGGTGCCGCCTTCCCTGCAACCAGGGCTGCACCACGGACGGCTCAGAGCACCCGGAGCCAGACCCCGGCAACCCGGCGCTCGCGGCAGCCCGTGCGCTCGCAGGGGTACAGTCGAGCAAAGCACCGCGGGTACTGGTGCCCGCCCTGCGCTTTGCTCCGCGATCCTGCCACgatccgtgcagaagaggtgcaGGAGGGCAGGTCACCCGCATTGTGCCGGGCCCTTCCTGAGCGCTGGGTGCCGCAGACTCGGTGTCTGTCGGCGCGCGCGTGCTGCATTCATGAGACAGCCCGGCAGCGCTCCTGCCAGACGCAGAGCCCATTGTCAGCCTCCCCACGCAACAAACAGAGGAAAAGGCTGTTCAAGGTATTTCCTCCCTCCAGGAGCCGGGCGTTTCCATTAATTCTTCTCCATGAGTCAAACTGGCTGTACTGGGTGTCCCTCTGTCCCGGCATCCTGAGGAACATGCGTCCGAATAGCTAATTTTATCTAGCTTTTCTAATGCTCTGCCATAGACAGGAGGACAGCGGAGGAGGCGGCCGTGCACCCCTGGCTTGAGCGGCCGTGCCCGGGGTCGCGCCGGTGGGCTCcccactgcaggcagctggggagaaGCCATGGAAAGCCGGGACAGAAAACAAGCAGAAG from Calonectris borealis chromosome 27, bCalBor7.hap1.2, whole genome shotgun sequence includes these protein-coding regions:
- the TCIM gene encoding transcriptional and immune response regulator, yielding MKAKRSYKTPAMSTSLRVSPSVHGYRFDTALRKKAVANIFESINEESLQKLFKNSGDKKAEERAKIILATDQDLEEKTRALMALKQRRKDKLLQFLTFRKYSIKVH